A region from the Wansuia hejianensis genome encodes:
- a CDS encoding aminopeptidase: MDIRIQELAHNLVSYSCRVGKGDQVYINYIGRDTKELAKALVREVYDAGGIPYPHYEEPEIQREVLLHATKEQMELMAAADALQMGKMDCFIGVRGSDNVSELADVPAERMSLYEKYYSTPVHHKIRVPKTRWVVLRYPNSAMAQLSGTSTEAFADFYFRVCNLDYSKMAQAMKSLVDYMEKTDRVRMTGPGTDLSFSIKNIPAIPCAGHMNIPDGEVYTAPVRDSVNGTISYNAPSLYQGFSYEDVKLTFENGKIVKATANDTRRINEVFDTDEGARYIGEFAIGVNPYILEPMKDILFDEKIQGSIHFTPGNCYKDAYNGNQSAIHWDLVWIQRPEYGGGEIYFDDVLIRKDGRFVVSELECLNPENLI; the protein is encoded by the coding sequence ATGGACATAAGAATTCAGGAGCTGGCGCATAATCTGGTCAGCTATTCCTGCAGAGTGGGTAAAGGCGATCAGGTATACATTAATTATATAGGGCGGGATACCAAAGAACTGGCAAAAGCCCTTGTGAGGGAAGTCTATGACGCAGGCGGAATTCCCTACCCGCACTATGAGGAACCAGAGATCCAGCGGGAGGTGCTGTTACATGCCACAAAAGAACAGATGGAACTGATGGCGGCTGCGGACGCGCTTCAGATGGGAAAGATGGACTGCTTCATCGGTGTGAGGGGAAGTGATAATGTGTCGGAACTCGCGGATGTTCCGGCAGAACGGATGAGCCTTTATGAGAAGTATTATTCTACGCCTGTGCATCATAAAATACGGGTACCCAAGACCCGCTGGGTGGTGCTCCGTTATCCCAATAGCGCCATGGCGCAGCTTTCCGGTACAAGCACAGAAGCCTTTGCTGATTTCTATTTCCGCGTCTGCAATCTGGATTACTCCAAGATGGCCCAGGCGATGAAAAGCCTGGTGGATTATATGGAGAAGACTGACCGGGTGCGGATGACAGGCCCAGGCACCGACCTGTCTTTTTCTATTAAAAATATTCCGGCAATCCCATGTGCTGGACATATGAATATTCCCGATGGTGAAGTATATACAGCTCCGGTCCGGGATTCAGTCAACGGAACGATCAGCTATAACGCTCCGTCTTTGTATCAGGGGTTTTCATACGAGGATGTGAAGCTGACTTTTGAGAATGGCAAGATCGTCAAAGCCACAGCGAACGATACCCGGAGGATTAATGAGGTTTTTGATACCGATGAGGGCGCCCGCTATATTGGTGAATTTGCAATCGGTGTGAATCCCTACATCCTGGAGCCGATGAAGGATATATTGTTTGATGAAAAGATTCAGGGTTCCATACATTTCACGCCAGGGAATTGCTATAAAGATGCCTATAATGGAAATCAGTCGGCCATCCACTGGGATCTGGTGTGGATCCAACGGCCGGAGTACGGCGGCGGAGAAATCTATTTTGACGACGTACTGATACGGAAAGACGGACGTTTTGTGGTGTCGGAGCTGGAATGTCTGAACCCGGAGAATTTAATTTAA
- a CDS encoding RluA family pseudouridine synthase: MRIFDKRNIIAEDEQILVVYKPSGIAVQNKGAGEMDLEHMLLNYLASKLTGREREIPYLAVVHRLDQPVEGLLVFAKTKKAAAVLTRQIQEHMLYKEYLAVTDGAPAAPMGILTDELIRDGRLNTSRIAKEGEKGRRKAILEYECIQSQASGRSLIRVRLMTGRHHQIRVQLSHAGMPIACDRKYNKTAEEKKESGQLALCASRLILYHPETGEKQEYHIKPRGEYFQPFDCL, encoded by the coding sequence ATGCGGATATTTGATAAAAGAAATATTATTGCGGAGGATGAACAGATACTTGTAGTCTATAAACCGTCCGGCATAGCTGTTCAGAATAAGGGGGCGGGCGAGATGGATCTGGAGCATATGCTTCTCAACTATCTCGCATCAAAACTAACGGGAAGGGAGAGGGAGATCCCTTATCTGGCTGTAGTACACAGGCTGGATCAGCCGGTGGAGGGACTTCTGGTATTTGCGAAAACAAAGAAAGCCGCCGCCGTTCTTACGCGCCAGATACAGGAACATATGCTGTATAAAGAATATTTGGCTGTTACGGACGGGGCTCCGGCAGCGCCCATGGGAATCCTGACAGATGAACTGATCCGGGACGGCCGTTTGAATACCTCACGGATTGCCAAAGAGGGAGAAAAGGGAAGGAGGAAAGCCATTCTGGAATATGAGTGTATTCAATCACAGGCGTCCGGGCGGTCACTGATCCGGGTACGGCTGATGACCGGCCGCCATCATCAGATCCGGGTACAGCTTTCTCATGCAGGGATGCCCATCGCATGCGACCGGAAATACAATAAAACCGCAGAAGAAAAAAAAGAATCAGGCCAGCTGGCCCTGTGCGCCAGCCGGCTGATCCTGTATCATCCTGAGACCGGGGAAAAGCAGGAATATCATATAAAACCTAGGGGAGAATATTTTCAGCCGTTTGATTGTCTATGA
- a CDS encoding TMEM198/TM7SF3 family protein, translating to MMENITTIYELAKQLGLIDAFFDTYGKYIWTAGLILALLNCLFGYKLRKLWGVLFGFLVGAAAGLGLAFYLKQSGKVALVAALAIGIFFALLAFLLYRLGLFFLCAGLSAFFLWQLLPFHTGPALIVYLVIGAVVGVLALAKERLTVSLATSIGGAWGTAWFFSQLTGHHQLILLIFITIALSLLGIMLQLKPWKDRKYWNSEDEKNRQELKEQRERRAQKKKAKRKKARQNRKRKRKDRKENRRQDQREEKRQDDRRGKSSRRQNQQPSGQNKPADARSDFSVHSDSAARSDYDARFDHDTNIDSAAHKSHAGYADSSAHADFLERSDAAASEGTPAPTSGAFPESNPLDFSDVRSQLSQEVAEIYQKQQEESKE from the coding sequence ATGATGGAAAATATTACGACGATCTATGAACTGGCAAAACAGTTAGGTCTGATAGACGCATTTTTTGACACCTATGGAAAATATATCTGGACAGCTGGTCTGATTCTGGCACTTCTGAACTGTCTGTTCGGTTACAAGCTGCGAAAGCTCTGGGGCGTGCTCTTCGGCTTCCTCGTGGGAGCCGCCGCTGGTCTTGGCCTCGCGTTTTACTTAAAACAATCAGGAAAAGTTGCCCTGGTGGCGGCCCTTGCCATTGGTATATTTTTTGCCCTATTAGCATTCCTGCTATACCGCCTGGGACTGTTCTTCCTGTGCGCCGGACTGTCTGCCTTTTTCCTGTGGCAGCTGCTCCCCTTCCATACGGGACCTGCCCTGATTGTATATCTGGTCATTGGGGCTGTCGTTGGAGTACTTGCCCTCGCCAAAGAACGTCTGACTGTCTCCCTTGCCACCTCCATAGGCGGCGCCTGGGGCACCGCCTGGTTCTTTTCTCAGCTGACCGGGCATCACCAACTGATACTGCTGATCTTTATCACGATCGCCCTGTCCCTTCTTGGTATCATGCTTCAGCTGAAGCCATGGAAGGATCGGAAATATTGGAATTCAGAGGATGAAAAAAACCGGCAGGAATTAAAAGAACAACGTGAGCGCCGTGCCCAAAAGAAAAAAGCCAAACGCAAAAAGGCCCGCCAAAACCGGAAGCGCAAAAGAAAAGACCGCAAAGAAAACCGCCGTCAAGACCAGAGAGAAGAGAAGCGCCAGGACGACCGGCGTGGAAAATCGTCCAGACGGCAGAACCAGCAGCCTTCCGGACAAAACAAGCCGGCTGACGCACGCTCAGATTTTTCTGTACACTCTGATTCTGCCGCACGCTCTGATTACGACGCACGTTTTGACCACGACACAAACATAGATTCTGCCGCACACAAGAGCCACGCCGGATACGCGGATTCTTCCGCTCATGCTGATTTTCTCGAACGTTCAGATGCCGCAGCGTCAGAAGGCACCCCTGCGCCAACAAGCGGCGCCTTCCCGGAATCCAATCCCCTGGACTTCTCTGATGTACGCAGCCAGTTGTCACAGGAAGTGGCGGAAATCTACCAAAAACAACAAGAAGAATCAAAGGAATAA
- a CDS encoding cysteine peptidase family C39 domain-containing protein yields the protein MKRFLIKAGVLIGVFIAGVILFSNILNRKETANTKGMEYPTLPVMYMVEAETTVNRMFGYRQEVEERAERESLTLLPTDRTLTLQLQPFDCKVQGISYQVTSLEDGSLVENGKVKNLTGDGSLQLASFKLDTPILMNQEYMLRFTVDIGAETPVYYYTRLVQRGGLNVGEYLKFVQNFYETCLNKEMSGDLASYLEPDSSASNSSFHNVTIHSSLDQVTWGSLGPELVKKAVPVIKEANETTVSVSMEYLISAKDSEGNTEYYGVQEFYRMRNSQDQIILLDFERSAEQVFDGTLPVLTDTGINLGVTGKDVQYVSNQSADIVAFVTSGELWSYNRSANKATKVFGFRSAGTPDERTENLNHEIKISKVAETGDISFVVFGYMSAGDHEGRLGISVYSYSAEQNVAEEKMFIPVSTSWEVMQQSLSMLSYVNGADMLYLYLGDSLYQINLQDAVCTVLQDDMNPDCFVVSDSQQSVAWMEEMDENSSSHVTVMSLETGKTMEVSAPAGEKVKALGFINEDFVYGLAHDTDIVSDVAGNITFAMYRICIQNIDGEIAKEYQKDGVYVTAVKRKEGLLELERATRTGGGFTPADSDHIMNNIQNTEETVSIRLNVSERKGTQVAIVFTVNGKTKNLLVLKTQYIDKETVPEAVLELPAMSEDVYYVYGKGRLQNIFTKVNDAVKEADEQVGVVLNGRQQYVWERGNTKSSVKLETSGIPEGILQAPIDEASVQQSLGEGYTVLNLTGCSLDNIYYQISNGYPVIAKISAEETAVIIGYDIYNIWLFTPATQEVKPVASDDAETLLASLGNVFVSYREDSDG from the coding sequence ATGAAAAGATTTCTTATAAAAGCAGGGGTTCTTATCGGCGTTTTTATTGCCGGTGTCATTTTATTTTCCAATATTTTAAACCGAAAAGAGACGGCGAATACGAAGGGGATGGAGTATCCCACGCTGCCGGTCATGTATATGGTGGAAGCGGAAACTACAGTCAACCGGATGTTCGGCTACAGGCAAGAGGTTGAAGAGCGGGCAGAGAGAGAAAGCCTGACGCTGCTTCCGACAGACCGTACGCTGACCCTGCAGCTGCAGCCTTTTGACTGTAAGGTTCAGGGGATCAGCTATCAGGTGACTTCTCTGGAGGATGGATCGCTGGTCGAAAATGGCAAGGTGAAGAATCTGACAGGAGATGGAAGCCTGCAGTTGGCTTCTTTTAAACTGGACACGCCAATTCTCATGAATCAGGAATACATGCTGCGTTTTACGGTGGATATAGGAGCAGAGACGCCGGTATATTACTATACCCGCCTGGTTCAGAGAGGCGGCCTGAATGTGGGCGAATATCTGAAGTTTGTTCAGAATTTCTATGAAACCTGTCTGAATAAGGAGATGTCCGGGGATCTGGCGTCTTATCTTGAACCCGACAGTTCTGCCAGCAACAGCAGCTTCCATAATGTGACAATACATTCCAGCCTGGATCAGGTGACGTGGGGAAGCCTCGGGCCGGAGCTTGTGAAGAAAGCTGTTCCCGTCATCAAGGAGGCCAATGAGACGACTGTCAGTGTAAGCATGGAATATCTCATAAGCGCAAAGGACTCGGAGGGAAATACGGAATACTATGGTGTACAGGAATTTTACCGGATGAGGAATTCACAGGATCAAATCATACTGCTGGATTTCGAACGCAGCGCGGAGCAGGTGTTTGACGGAACTCTTCCGGTTCTGACTGATACGGGGATTAACCTGGGCGTCACCGGAAAGGACGTTCAATACGTCAGCAACCAGAGCGCGGATATCGTGGCATTTGTAACCAGTGGTGAGCTGTGGTCTTATAACAGAAGTGCCAATAAAGCAACGAAGGTTTTTGGTTTCCGCAGCGCCGGAACTCCGGACGAGAGAACAGAGAACCTGAATCATGAGATTAAGATTTCCAAAGTAGCGGAGACGGGAGATATCTCGTTTGTGGTCTTCGGGTATATGAGTGCCGGTGACCATGAGGGAAGGCTGGGAATCTCAGTCTATAGCTACAGCGCGGAGCAGAACGTGGCGGAAGAGAAGATGTTCATCCCTGTCAGTACGAGCTGGGAGGTGATGCAGCAGAGTCTGTCAATGCTCTCTTATGTAAATGGGGCGGACATGCTGTATCTGTATCTGGGAGATTCCCTGTATCAGATCAATCTGCAGGATGCTGTCTGCACTGTTTTGCAGGATGATATGAATCCGGATTGTTTCGTTGTGTCGGACAGCCAGCAAAGCGTCGCCTGGATGGAGGAGATGGATGAAAACAGCTCTTCCCATGTGACGGTGATGAGTCTGGAGACAGGAAAGACGATGGAGGTTTCAGCTCCGGCGGGAGAAAAGGTTAAAGCGCTGGGATTTATAAACGAGGATTTTGTCTATGGGCTTGCCCATGATACAGATATTGTCTCAGATGTGGCTGGCAATATCACCTTTGCCATGTACCGCATTTGCATTCAGAATATTGATGGGGAGATAGCCAAGGAGTATCAGAAGGATGGAGTATATGTGACAGCTGTGAAGCGAAAAGAAGGTCTTCTGGAGCTGGAGCGGGCCACCCGCACCGGCGGGGGATTTACGCCGGCAGACAGCGATCATATCATGAATAATATTCAGAATACTGAAGAAACTGTATCTATCAGGCTGAATGTCAGCGAACGAAAGGGGACACAGGTCGCAATTGTATTTACAGTAAATGGCAAGACCAAAAATCTTCTGGTGCTGAAGACCCAGTACATCGATAAGGAGACGGTGCCGGAGGCGGTGCTTGAGCTTCCTGCCATGAGCGAGGATGTGTATTATGTCTATGGCAAGGGAAGGCTTCAGAATATCTTTACAAAGGTAAATGATGCGGTGAAGGAAGCGGATGAACAGGTGGGAGTTGTTCTGAACGGCCGTCAGCAGTATGTATGGGAACGAGGTAATACAAAAAGTTCAGTCAAGCTGGAGACATCCGGGATACCTGAGGGAATTCTTCAGGCCCCGATCGATGAGGCCTCTGTGCAGCAGTCTCTGGGGGAAGGTTATACCGTATTAAATCTGACAGGCTGCTCTCTGGACAACATTTATTATCAGATCAGCAACGGCTATCCGGTAATCGCGAAGATATCCGCTGAGGAAACGGCCGTGATTATAGGATATGATATATACAATATCTGGTTGTTTACTCCTGCGACGCAGGAGGTGAAGCCTGTGGCATCCGACGATGCGGAGACACTGCTGGCCTCTCTGGGCAATGTATTTGTCAGCTACAGAGAAGACAGTGATGGCTGA
- a CDS encoding PucR family transcriptional regulator, which produces MSVTVADMMKLPSLQGAKIIAGRKGLTRILSSVSVLEYADPTFTQNALFDHIEFYGNEIVITAFANIKDDVDAQCNNIRRLAEAGEVGIILYYVGILMPRVDARLAALADELDFTLILMPENRMDLRYSEVICEVMEAIFQDQQSNISLVTEILERVSALAEHQRTIDTVLKMLSDRMHVSIILTGSDGRILNEAAWPRSRAGELQTLLPTLSLSGQPGTPLRKNGLLIYSYVINADYSPMNLYLFHTGKPLEQNILRQFTDVIQLSVNLWSRRHGEVATRELVRAILQDEPAKMRRLADIFHIDVASIHTMWILSACQKASEWVCEELTAELQRLLSPYSASVLIDVYEDVLVLFMDGRQSLTEEQSIRSGILNSLETRKISAVMTCCNHLEHTVDARNAFLLNQECLEDAGKIFPSQQVFQLSEIRFAQQCRDILNQGELAIREETAVLGPLLDIPEGKELLKTLSTYLLDAQSGITRTAARLFVHKNTIKYRLQRCSESCGFHIGHQPETMALYRAAALCRLIS; this is translated from the coding sequence ATGAGTGTAACGGTCGCAGATATGATGAAGCTGCCTTCTCTGCAAGGCGCTAAGATAATAGCTGGCCGAAAAGGCCTGACCCGGATACTGTCTTCTGTATCTGTTCTGGAATATGCCGATCCTACTTTCACACAAAATGCCCTCTTTGACCACATTGAATTCTACGGTAATGAGATCGTTATCACCGCCTTTGCCAATATTAAGGACGATGTTGACGCACAGTGTAATAATATCCGGCGGCTGGCAGAAGCCGGCGAGGTGGGAATTATTCTGTATTATGTAGGCATCCTGATGCCCAGGGTGGACGCGCGCCTGGCCGCGTTGGCCGACGAACTGGATTTTACATTGATTCTGATGCCTGAAAACCGCATGGATCTCAGGTATAGTGAAGTAATCTGTGAAGTGATGGAAGCAATATTCCAGGACCAGCAAAGCAATATATCCCTTGTAACAGAGATCCTGGAGCGGGTATCCGCGCTGGCCGAACATCAGCGGACAATAGATACTGTGCTGAAAATGCTCTCTGACCGCATGCATGTCTCTATCATTCTGACCGGCAGCGACGGACGCATATTGAATGAAGCCGCCTGGCCCCGAAGCCGTGCCGGAGAGCTGCAAACCCTGCTTCCCACCCTCAGCCTGTCCGGACAGCCGGGTACTCCCCTGAGAAAGAACGGCCTGCTGATATACAGTTACGTAATCAACGCAGACTATTCTCCCATGAACCTCTATCTCTTCCATACAGGCAAGCCCTTAGAGCAAAATATACTCCGTCAGTTCACAGACGTCATACAATTATCAGTGAACCTCTGGAGCCGCAGGCACGGTGAAGTTGCCACCCGCGAACTTGTGCGGGCGATTCTCCAGGATGAACCTGCCAAGATGCGGCGTCTGGCAGATATTTTTCATATAGACGTTGCGTCCATCCATACCATGTGGATACTGAGCGCCTGCCAAAAAGCTTCCGAATGGGTATGCGAGGAACTAACCGCCGAACTGCAGCGGCTGCTTTCTCCTTACAGCGCTTCCGTTCTGATCGATGTATACGAGGATGTACTTGTCCTCTTCATGGATGGCCGCCAGTCTCTGACGGAAGAGCAATCGATCCGTTCGGGAATCCTCAATTCCCTGGAGACCCGGAAGATTTCCGCTGTTATGACATGCTGCAACCATCTGGAGCATACGGTAGATGCAAGGAATGCATTTCTTCTCAATCAGGAATGTCTGGAAGACGCCGGGAAAATCTTTCCGTCTCAGCAAGTATTTCAGTTGTCTGAAATACGGTTCGCACAACAGTGCCGGGATATTTTGAACCAGGGGGAACTGGCAATCCGGGAGGAAACCGCTGTGCTCGGCCCCTTGTTGGATATTCCTGAGGGGAAAGAATTACTCAAAACCCTCAGCACCTATCTTCTGGACGCACAATCAGGCATCACACGGACGGCTGCCCGTCTCTTTGTTCACAAGAATACGATTAAATACCGCCTCCAGCGCTGTTCGGAATCATGTGGCTTTCACATCGGACATCAGCCTGAGACCATGGCCCTCTACCGGGCTGCAGCACTGTGCCGTCTGATCAGCTGA
- a CDS encoding cytosine permease, which yields MKTTNTGFEIKPEQRQSWQSIAMVWAGGMICVPCLMVGGVLSQGGLSIGQIVVSILIGYGLICAYMICIGMQACDTGLPVSVMAAGALGEKGSKYVISLILAIACIGWFGIQSATCGAAFASMVAGMLGIGTAGPVMTAVCTLIWGIIMLATACFGFKGLKWLNYIAVPLLVIVCIYGVVASFISNDGASVLAAYAPAQSAGLVFGISMTVASFALGGVISADYCRFAKSRRDVVKSSIIGVIPAGLFMLLMGAVMSIVTGQYDISAILASLGVPVIGVIALVLATWTTNVTNAYSGGLALSNLLGFDESRFKVTTAVAGGAGTVLAAIGLLNMFQSFLSLMSAIIPPLAGVIIAAYWVIGKGKRENFELKKGLSGPGLAAYLAGAFIACITGGTFAAFPVLTTAAPWLNLPFFVGPINGIAVSFIIYIILAKLIKKGGTQ from the coding sequence ATGAAAACTACAAATACAGGTTTTGAAATCAAACCCGAACAGCGGCAGAGCTGGCAGTCCATCGCTATGGTTTGGGCCGGCGGAATGATCTGCGTGCCCTGCCTGATGGTAGGCGGAGTCCTTTCACAGGGCGGCCTGTCCATCGGACAGATTGTGGTGTCGATCCTGATCGGTTACGGCCTGATCTGCGCCTATATGATCTGTATTGGAATGCAGGCCTGCGATACAGGCCTTCCGGTATCCGTCATGGCGGCCGGCGCGCTGGGAGAGAAAGGTTCAAAATATGTCATCAGCCTGATTCTGGCAATCGCATGCATCGGCTGGTTCGGCATCCAGTCCGCTACCTGCGGAGCGGCCTTCGCATCTATGGTAGCCGGAATGCTGGGCATTGGAACGGCCGGCCCTGTCATGACTGCCGTCTGTACTCTCATCTGGGGCATTATCATGCTGGCTACCGCCTGTTTCGGCTTTAAGGGACTGAAATGGCTTAATTATATCGCCGTACCTCTTCTGGTGATTGTATGCATCTACGGAGTCGTCGCCAGCTTCATCAGCAACGACGGCGCATCGGTACTGGCCGCCTATGCACCGGCCCAGTCGGCAGGACTGGTGTTTGGAATCTCCATGACAGTCGCTTCTTTCGCTCTGGGCGGCGTGATATCAGCAGATTACTGCCGTTTTGCCAAGAGCCGGCGGGATGTCGTGAAATCTTCCATCATCGGCGTAATTCCGGCCGGCCTGTTCATGCTGCTCATGGGGGCAGTAATGAGCATCGTCACCGGGCAATACGATATCTCCGCTATTCTGGCAAGCCTTGGCGTTCCGGTTATTGGAGTTATAGCCCTGGTTTTGGCCACTTGGACAACAAACGTTACCAACGCCTATTCCGGAGGCCTTGCCCTGAGTAACCTGTTAGGCTTTGATGAAAGCCGTTTCAAAGTCACCACAGCTGTAGCCGGAGGCGCAGGAACGGTATTGGCAGCTATAGGGCTTCTGAATATGTTCCAGTCCTTCCTGTCCCTGATGTCAGCGATTATTCCGCCACTGGCAGGAGTTATCATAGCAGCTTACTGGGTTATTGGGAAAGGAAAAAGAGAAAACTTCGAGCTGAAAAAAGGACTTTCCGGCCCCGGTCTGGCCGCTTATCTCGCAGGTGCTTTCATTGCCTGCATCACCGGCGGTACCTTTGCCGCTTTCCCGGT
- a CDS encoding ABC transporter substrate-binding protein — MKRKLAGAILLSLVTAISASCSRGEVNAAGSALPTGKNQESSAPSGNSQDDEPEITLPEEQELAVDYTTVKGVRAEAGAYLAVVAKGLDSGYWDAVKEGASRAIEDLNEQLGYTGDHEIRMTFEGPGDNSDVDSQINTIDAVLAENPTALCLAAIDMKSCQPQLETAQDNGIPVVMLDSGVESDLAVSSCITDNQSAAAEAAKKLCEAVGDKGQVAVIAHIQSSETSADRVAGFRRELTANHPEIELAEVLYENEEETIENMVLSLLEAHPDLKGIFCTNESMTEKMLDIALDLERDDLKIVGFDAGEKQIKAIADGSEYGTVCQNPYGMGYASVVAALRAAAHQTVDAYIDPGYQWIDKSNMELEENQKYLYK; from the coding sequence ATGAAAAGGAAATTAGCAGGAGCGATTTTACTGAGCCTGGTGACGGCCATATCTGCGTCTTGCAGCAGGGGGGAAGTGAACGCCGCCGGAAGCGCTTTGCCGACGGGAAAAAATCAGGAATCGTCTGCACCGTCAGGAAACAGCCAGGATGACGAGCCGGAGATCACGCTGCCTGAAGAGCAGGAGCTCGCTGTGGATTACACGACTGTGAAAGGAGTCCGCGCTGAAGCCGGAGCCTATCTGGCCGTAGTTGCCAAGGGCCTGGACAGCGGATACTGGGATGCTGTTAAGGAAGGAGCATCCCGGGCAATAGAGGATCTTAACGAACAACTGGGCTACACTGGGGACCATGAGATACGTATGACCTTTGAAGGCCCCGGTGATAATAGTGACGTAGACTCACAGATTAATACAATTGATGCGGTGCTGGCTGAGAATCCAACTGCTCTGTGCCTAGCCGCCATCGATATGAAATCCTGTCAGCCACAGCTGGAAACTGCCCAGGATAACGGAATACCTGTTGTGATGCTGGATTCAGGGGTAGAAAGCGATCTGGCAGTCAGTTCCTGCATCACCGACAATCAATCGGCCGCGGCAGAAGCAGCTAAAAAATTGTGCGAGGCAGTTGGGGATAAAGGCCAAGTAGCCGTCATCGCCCATATTCAGAGTTCTGAAACCAGCGCCGACCGCGTGGCAGGATTCCGGCGGGAACTTACAGCAAACCATCCGGAAATTGAATTGGCTGAAGTGCTTTATGAAAATGAAGAAGAAACAATAGAAAACATGGTGCTGTCCCTTCTTGAAGCGCACCCGGATCTTAAGGGTATTTTCTGTACGAATGAAAGCATGACAGAAAAAATGCTGGATATAGCGCTGGACCTCGAAAGGGACGATCTGAAAATTGTCGGATTTGACGCCGGGGAAAAGCAAATCAAAGCTATAGCCGACGGAAGTGAGTACGGGACGGTCTGCCAGAATCCTTATGGCATGGGTTACGCATCCGTTGTAGCAGCCCTGCGGGCTGCAGCCCATCAGACGGTAGATGCCTATATCGATCCAGGTTATCAGTGGATCGATAAAAGCAACATGGAACTGGAAGAAAATCAGAAATATTTATATAAATAG
- a CDS encoding RNA polymerase sigma factor, with product MDNYLQLVERARNRDAQAFAALYAQVYQDLYRFALYTLKNTHDAEDMVSDTVTDAFASIHKLRSAEAFRGWIFKILSNKCRMKLKEYVNKTAELPDDLASEGGDMLDHMEVRRAFAKLDDEERLIISMHLFSGYKSREIAAALHMNENTVRSRESRALKKMGTILGE from the coding sequence ATGGATAACTATCTACAACTGGTTGAAAGGGCCAGAAATAGGGATGCGCAGGCATTCGCAGCTTTGTATGCGCAGGTTTATCAGGATCTGTACCGGTTTGCGCTGTATACTCTGAAAAATACTCATGACGCGGAGGATATGGTCAGCGATACGGTGACGGATGCCTTTGCCTCTATACATAAATTGCGCAGCGCGGAGGCTTTTCGCGGCTGGATCTTTAAAATATTATCAAATAAGTGCAGGATGAAACTGAAGGAATATGTGAATAAAACGGCGGAGCTCCCAGACGACCTGGCTTCCGAGGGGGGCGATATGCTGGACCATATGGAAGTGAGACGGGCCTTTGCCAAGTTGGATGATGAGGAAAGGTTGATTATTTCCATGCATCTTTTTTCAGGCTATAAAAGCCGTGAAATTGCGGCGGCGCTGCATATGAATGAAAATACGGTCCGCTCAAGGGAAAGCAGAGCTTTGAAAAAGATGGGAACCATTCTGGGAGAATAG